The following proteins are co-located in the Brienomyrus brachyistius isolate T26 unplaced genomic scaffold, BBRACH_0.4 scaffold35, whole genome shotgun sequence genome:
- the LOC125721813 gene encoding LOW QUALITY PROTEIN: protein Jade-1-like (The sequence of the model RefSeq protein was modified relative to this genomic sequence to represent the inferred CDS: inserted 1 base in 1 codon), whose protein sequence is MESEKKRRKYSTSSNESEANDGHVTSWSKCPKSMGSSSGWCRPEQKKPSEVFRTDFITAMKLPDSAQLSPDEFYVLSDHWRQEWEKGVQVPANVEAIPCAVVRLVPELNRGTVPTEGEQGCAGTPAKPLSPYDLDDLDVFWLEMVNSEFREMALPELDEPTMERVIVELERRCEENMRLAIAAEXGLGIEYDEDVVCDVCRSPEGEDGNEMVFCDKCNVCVHQACYGILKVPRGSWLCRTCALGVQPKCLLCPKRGGALKPTRSGTKWVHVSCALWIPEVSIGCPEKMEPITKVSHIPQSRWALSCSLCREHTGTCIQCSMPTCVVAFHVTCAFDCGLEMRTILAENDEVRFKSYCAEHSALQGGRPDRAEQAEPETAGQRKRKLQELEDEFYRLVEPADVAEGLRLPHTHVDFLYQYWKLRRRAGFNRPLLALKKDEVDDLAQQEQDVLYRRLKLFTHLRQDLERVRNLCYMVTRREKMKLSLCDLQEKILQLQLRLLEEAPAAGERGRQNGVKDRGKERRRGSPEKKERWKAESGSLLKHLGLADGFPLDEALSGGWLTRSVEITADDVLSRWALAGGPRDSPAGLLSDQLLQGEESLLSLMMDPSLKSAWKTPRLGRGTKGKPRSRAHRPRVPDGDGVRPDGRGTNGFARPRASKGLHRRHRQLYARPKGGRPLRTGPQPPVSKMSSCHISEDCGTWDGTHLREACTAAASPGKPRATDRPRPTLRLRLPRPSKPPSRGGPQDQPWGQRELAGRDGSLSDGRPDESMSDAEPSDSETPAGAGKLRLAQLHAGSEDVLRRSVLAT, encoded by the exons aTGGAGAGTGAAAAGAAGAGGAGGAAATACTCCACCAGCAGCAACGAGTCTGAAGCCAATGACG gtcatgtgacctctTGGTCGAAGTGCCCCAAAAGCATGGGAAGCAGCAGCGGCTGGTGCCGACCGGAGCAGAAGAAGCCGTCGGAG GTGTTCCGGACTGACTTCATCACCGCCATGAAGCTGCCCGATTCGGCCCAGCTGAGCCCCGATGAGTTCTACGTGCTGTCGGACCACTGGAGGCAGGAATGGGAGAAAGGGGTACAGGTGCCAGCCAATGTGGAGGCCATTCCCTGTGCTGTGGTCAG GCTGGTGCCAGAGCTCAATCGGGGCACAGTGCCCACTGAGGGGGAGCAGGGGTGCGCTGGGACCCCGGCCAAGCCCCTGAGTCCGTACGACCTGGACGACCTGGATGTGTTCTGGTTGGAAATGGTCAACTCTGAGTTCAGGGAAATGG CCCTGCCGGAGCTGGATGAGCCGACGATGGAGCGAGTGATAGTGGAGCTGGAGCGGAGGTGTGAAGAGAACATGCGTTTAGCCATCGCGGCGG GAGGCCTAGGCATCGAGTATGACGAGGACGTGGTGTGTGACGTGTGCCGCTCACCCGAGGGCGAGGACGGCAACGAGATGGTCTTCTGTGACAAGTGTAACGTCTGCGTGCACCAG GCCTGTTACGGCATCCTGAAGGTTCCCCGAGGGAGCTGGCTGTGCCGAACCTGCGCCCTGGGGGTCCAGCCCAAATGCCTGTTGTGCCCcaagagggggggggcactgaagcCCACCCGCAGCGGTACCAAGTGGGTGCACGTCAGCTGTGCCTTATGGATCCCAGAG GTAAGCATCGGCTGCCCCGAAAAGATGGAGCCCATCACCAAGGTGTCCCACATCCCCCAGAGCCGCTGGGCGCTGTCCTGCAGCCTGTGTCGAGAGCACACCGGCACCTGCATACAG TGCTCCATGCCCACTTGCGTTGTGGCCTTCCACGTGACGTGCGCCTTCGACTGCGGGCTGGAGATGCGCACCATCCTGGCGGAGAACGACGAGGTGCGCTTCAAGTCGTACTGTGCCGAGCACAGTGCCCTCCAGGGCGGCCGGCCGGACCGGGCGGAGCAGGCAGAGCCCGAGACAGCTGGCCAGCGCAAGCGCAAGTTGCAGGAGCTGGAGGACGAGTTCTACCGACTGGTGGAGCCGGCCGACGTGGCTGAAGGCCTGCGGCTGCCGCACACCCACGTCGACTTCCTCTACCAGTACTGGAAGCTGCGGCGCCGGGCCGGATTCAACCGGCCTCTGCTGGCCCTCAAGAAGGACGAGGTGGACGACCTGGCCCAGCAGGAGCAGGACGTGCTCTACCGCCGCCTCAAGCTCTTCACACACCTGCGGCAAGACCTGGAGAGG GTCCGCAACCTGTGTTACATGGTGACTCGCCGGGAGAAGATGAAGCTCTCACTGTGTGACCTGCAGGAGAAGATCCTGCAGCTCCAGCTGCGGCTCCTGGAGGAGGCCCCGGCAGCGG gagagagagggagacagaacgGAGTGAAAGACCGAGGGAAGGAGCGCAGGAGAGGCAGCCCGGAGAAGAAGGAGAGGTGGAAGGCGGAGAGTGGCTCCTTACTCAAACACCTAG GTCTGGCGGATGGCTTCCCCCTGGATGAGGCTCTCTCTGGGGGCTGGCTGACACGCTCGGTGGAGATCACAGCCGATGACGTGCTGAGTCGATGGGCGCTGGCGGGGGGCCCGCGGGACAGCCCAGCAGGGCTGCTGTCTGACCAGCTGCTGCAGGGCGAGGAGAGCCTACTCAGCCTCATGATGGACCCCTCCCTCAAGTCCGCCTGGAAGACACCCCGGCTGGGCCGAGGCACTAAGGGGAAGCCCCGATCCAGGGCTCACAGGCCGCGAGTCCCTGACGGCGACGGGGTCCGACCTGACGGGAGGGGGACTAACGGATTCGCCCGCCCCCGAGCCTCAAAGGGCCTGCATCGGCGACACCGTCAGCTGTATGCACGACCGAAGGGTGGCCGCCCCCTGCGCACCGGCCCCCAGCCCCCCGTCTCCAAGATGAGCTCCTGTCACATCTCAGAGGACTGCGGCACGTGGGATGGCACCCACCTTAGGGAAGCCTGCACGGCCGCTGCGAGCCCCGGGAAGCCCAGAGCCACGGACAGGCCCCGCCCCACTCTGAGGCTCCGCCTCCCCCGGCCCAGCAAGCCACCATCCAGGGGTGGGCCGCAGGATCAGCCCTGGGGCCAGCGGGAGCTCGCGGGCAGGGACGGCTCGCTTTCGGACGGGCGGCCAGACGAGTCGATGTCGGATGCAGAGCCGAGCGActccgagacccccgcaggggcGGGCAAGCTCCGCCTTGCCCAGCTGCATGCTGGGAGCGAGGACGTGCTGAGGAGGAGCGTGCTGGCCACCTAA